The Aspergillus fumigatus Af293 chromosome 7, whole genome shotgun sequence genome includes the window ACATCCGCCCTGGGTGAAGTAAACACCAAGCAGGCTATTAAGGGTATGAATACTCTGCAAAAACGCGTCTCTGAGGCTCGCAAGAGCATTGAGGGATGGGACGGTGGCCTTTTAGGCGTCATCCCCATCGCCAGCAAAATGCAAGGCGTGAAGAGTTCCACTGCCGATACACGCAGGACCATTGAGCAGTCTGATGCATTTGGCGATGAGGACCAAGATGAAGTTCTGGCAGCATATCAGCAATTGCAGCCCGAAATTGTGGGAGCGCTTAATACTGCAGAGCAGAAGGTATGTCATTCCCCTCCCTATTTAATGGCCCGTAGTGCTGACCCGACCCAGGCGCCGGCTTTCAAAGATGCGGGAGTGGCCTTCGTGGCGAGGGCTATGATGGATGATCTCaagagtgagaaggagaaattcGAGACAACTATGCAGGAGAAGGTGCCTGCTGAGAGGTACCGCAGCGCTGAGCCCAAGGTTGCTGAAGTCAATGCTGCCTTTGATAGCGCTCACAAGGCGCTCTCTGCTTAAGTGGCTGGTCTAGGCACTGTGCCTGTAGAGCATGGGAAGTCGGCTAGGGTATAATTACTGCGTTATCGTCCTAGGACTTATCTTGCGATCTATCTAATTTGAGAGAATCTCTTTGGATCAGACTTACATGTAGACTTCGTCTCTAGGCGCTGCTGGTGTATGAGTAGCCTGAGGAAACGACAGCAGAAACTGTTCGGGACCAAGTTCCGGTGGGCTGTCCTGAAGGCGACAGCGAAGACATGGCAAGCATACTACTGCGGATAATGTAGAAATTGGAATGCATACGTGGCATGCAAGGCTTCGCATTCTCTAGACTTGCCGTGTATTTGTTCTGACAGGCGGAAGAGAATGGTTCTCTTATACACAAAGATGTGATCTGATCTTCCTCACTTCATTAACAAGGGTCTGTCcgggccagaagaagatgcaatCGACGAAATTAGAGGGGAACCTCAAGGAGCTAAATTTTCACGGGACAAAATTCTATATCTTGACGTAAATCAAAAGGAATCGACATTTAATCATCCAAATAGAGAtgatatataatatataagtGCATCTAATCAGGAATGGCGTCGTGACAATGGGCTCGTAGTTTTATGCACTGGAGGAGACCAAAGTCGAGATTCAGGAGAAGGATTCTGCCCACTTCCGAACCATTGTCCGGCAGGCACAAAGACTCAACTTCATCTAATGCGACTTCCGGAACGACTGTAAAACCATTGACGACACTGAGAAAGCTGACTGCTTTGCAGATGAACCACATAATTTAATTCTAATCTAGGCTCCTCCACGCTCAGTTAACCAACCCTGCCACAAAAGCGACCTGTTCTAATTGCGCACTCATTTAGTACATCACACTCGGCAGACCCAACTAAGTGGGCCTGTTATCCATGGGCTGCTAACAGCTTCCCAGAGAAGATTATCGCCGCCACGACGACGCAGACATTCATGCTAAGTGCCGAGCTCGATTTAAGGCCAGAGATTCTTTCGGGAATCTGAAGGCAATAGGCCAGGCCTCCTATAGCATTCAGTGCCGAGTATTTCACAAAATCATCTGCGATTCGCGGTTGATTCGGGCGCGGACTCATGATTGCATGTATAGCCAGGATTAAACATAGCGATCCATAAGACAGACATACTGCGAGGAAGGTTGTTTTCTTTTGCCAGAGGCACAGAAGGAACTAAGTACCCAAAACAAATATGGCGACCATGTAAAGGCCCCGGGCCCATCGGTCGGTATACTCGAAGTAGACGAAGGAGGCCGTTGAGGTAGCTATCAGGAGTATAGTCGCTGTTTGCTCTAGGCTTGAAGACTGCTGCACTAATTAGTTGAACAAGCTCAAGCCACAGAATGCCGCTGCCGTCATAAAGAATAGTACAAGGGCAAAGGCACTCGGTATCTCGCTCTGCACTTGAAGGACCGGGAGACGGAGATAGTTGCAAAGAACGCTTGCGGTCAACGAAATGAAATAGACACCGCCGAATCCGCGgacaagaatgagaagctgaTCACATAGCGCAGCTGATGAAAGGCCCGCCATCGTCAAGTGGTAAGAAGTTTGGCTAGGGCGATAGGTACAGAATTTGAAAAGTGGAGAATGGAAGGAGCGTGGTAAAAGCACAAATATCCTGTGAGATATATTGGAACGATGGGTTCCGGGCTTAAATAATTACGAACGGTGCAAAGTGCGTGCGAGTAGGAGCGGCGCAGAATTGCTGCTCTACAGGTTTTGGGCGGGTCACAAAGCTCGGGGGACTGATTCAGTCAGCGTAGCGATGGAGGTTCTTGCGCGCTGCTTTCTTAGGTCTGTGTTGCTTTGTACTAGCGCACCAGGCTAAACAATCGACCACCAACTAGCGCGCTCCACTGAGGGACTGACGAAAATTGTCCAACCCACAATGGTTGAACGGAAAGAAGATAGAAGTCCATCCAGTGGCGAAGTAGCTACTTTCTGTTGATCACTCGCGAGCAATGTCTTTAAAAACACAGGCGCAAAGTACAGACATAACATGGACTACCAATGACGAAATCAATTGTATTTCACCCAGACCTTGCACTAGACTGAACCAGTCAGCTTTTTCATTGTCACAGGACAATGCATTAACTATGCGCCGTAACTTGCTAGACTAGTAGAGCCATTAGCCACAGCCGCGTACTAGGAATGTTTTCAGTTTCAACGCAAAAAATTGAGCCAGAACTACGAGTAGACACGCAAAGCATGCTATAGAGACGTCCGGGGTCTCCTAGTCCCTATGCTCCTTGCAGAAGTTTCCTTTAAATTTGCGCATCAAAAAAAGGGAGGAGTGGGACTACAGCTAATAAGAGTGCAAGTAGCTTAGCCTCTATGTCTAATTCACCAACATTCTAATGGCCTACCCTACACTAACGGCAGAGCTGGTATGATGTAAAGTATCAAGTAGACACTAAAGCCATGAAATATCAGCCTCGTCGCACCAAAAGCTCCGATTCCCCGTGACTGAGCGGATTCCACCAGGATCCTACTCGATTTGcttccttcagcttctcgcGTCCTCGAACAGAGGATGTCCAGACCGTCATTGCTCTCGCAGTAAACCCATTAAAGCCACTGGCAGTGACATGGGTGTACGCTGGTACTGTCAGCAGTCAATCATATGCATACAATCAACGGAAATCCTACCTCCCATCGATGGAAAACAAAGCAGATCCCCTGCCTGCATTTCACAACGTAGACGACAGTTGGACTTGATTTTGTCTGCGCCGCAACAGGTCTGGCCCCAGACGGTATATGAGTATGATTTATCCTCCCTCTCCGGCAGCCCATATGGGCGCCCGCTGGGGTCAAGAGGGACTGGCGTCGGAATATATCCTTCGACAAGCGCATTGAGAAAGTTTTGGTAGATCCCATCATTCACAAATAACTCCGCATGGAAATAATGGTTTTGGTTAGGGCCGTCGACATATTCCACCAGACGTTTCCGAGTTCCAAGCACGCGACAAACTAGATAGAAAGCTTCGCTGACGATGAACCGCCCTGGTTCTGCAACCCACTGAATGCCCGTTTCTCCGCCAAAATACATATCAGCAGCAGATCGGACGGCGGGCGCAAGGAGTCGAAAATTGGATTCAGTGAATCCGCCTCCTATGTCAATTATTAAAATGGGGTGCTTGCTGGACAGAGTCTCGTTATAGTCGTAGACTTCCCGGGCCATTGCGATAGCTCTTACGTAGGCTCCTGGATCCAAAGCAGCCGATCCCACATGAAAGCAGATACCAGTAACTTTGACTGACAAGTCGACGGCCACTTGCAATATACCCCTAGCCTCGAGGAGATCCGACCCAAACTTCTCCGAAAGACGCACTCGGGAGGTTGGGTCGTCTGCCCGTAACCGCAAGAAAATCATTGCTGAAGGAACAATCTCCGCCAATTTTCGCAATTCATCCTCACTATCGACCACTATTTTGTCAATTCCATGCTCGTGGGCGTAATTAATGTAGTCTTCTGCCTTCCGAGGGGCAGCAAAGATGATTCTCTCGGGATTGACGCCAAGCTGGAGGATCTGCTGCATCTCTTTCTTCGAGGCACAATCAAACCCGGTCCCGGCTCTCGACAACAGAGTCAACAATGTTTTGTTGTCATTGCACTTGACCGCTGAGATATAGTGTACCCAGTCAGCTTTCATAAAGGGTTATTGACTAGGAGCTGTGTAAGACGGAAATACCATAAAAGGGCTGGACAAACGGCAGCTCTCTCCTCCATTCCTCCAACCTATCAAGAACGGAATCAAGGTTTCCAACAAAGAATGATTGTCGATCTTTGCCATGGTCTTTCAAGTGATTTTGTACCGCTACGGCCACGGAATAAGGAAAGGTTGTAGCTGAGGACAAACCCAAATCTGATGGAGTAGACATTGTGCGAAAGTTAGGAACGCTGTTCGAAGGCTGTCACTATATTGACTGTACCGCATAAGGCCGGAAATGCCCGAGGTCCAGTTCTTATTTATCCAAGGTCTCCGCCGTAGCCGAGCATAACTTGGGCGCTTGTCCATGGAAAATGGGCACTAAGCATGCGCTAGCCATGGTGCGCCTGCGGGAAACACCTGGAGTAATGCATGTATTGAACTGATTGAAACAAGATTCGACTCGCCCTTGGCGTTGGGAAAGCTTCTAGACGCGAGACACAACGGACCGGTGGGGGCGCCACACATCGCATCGGTTTCTTGGCGCGGGGGATGGATATCTACCAGAGAGAAATCACTGCCATATAAAGGAAACGCGGAGGCTAGTATCAGCTACGTAGTTGGCCAGTGTGGTGAGTCTCATTAAAATGATAGGCAAACTTTCGTTCTCATTATCCTCTGTCGCTTTTAATGGAAGTCCGATATGGGCAGAGCAACGCTCGTCCACTTGGTTCACAGTATTGACATGTGGATTCACTCTCTTCACAGTCCGTGACTTGTTCTATGAGTATTACCTAGAATTATTCTAACCGGTGCTTAGGATACGTACCTTTATTCTCTGGTAAACGACATAGCGTCCGCTCAAGGTTAAAGGACTAATACCCATCAGGCTGTACCTGTCCTGCCATTTGCATTAGTGGAGAAGGCTCACATTCATGAACGGGACGGTAGGCATCCAATGTGCTTTTCGCTTTTATCTGTCCTATACTAACACAATCCTAGTGCAGGCGTGGGTTTCTATCCTCTTGGCCGTCCATGGTGCGGGCATTGCCGTCGGTTCACGTGAGTCTCTTTGGAAGTACCTTTGCTCAAGCTAATATGCGATCCGATAGCAATATGCGCATGTTGGGCGGATAGGAGCGCCACTCGGCGGTGGCCATATCTAGCTAGTCTCCTGGGACTGGTGGGCGCTACCTTGATTCTTTCCTTCTCGGAATCGGTCTCGCTATTTGTCGTCGGCCGCTTATTACAAGGCCTGTCTGGGGCAGTGGCATGGACAGTGCCCCTGGCTATTATCACTGACCGCGTTGGAGTCACTCAAGTGGGACCCTACTTGGGATACATGACTCTGGGACGAAGTGCTGGCATGTCGGCTGGGCCTATCTTCGGTGGCTTGGTTTTCCTCTACTGGGGATACTTTAGGACCTACGTGACCGCATTCATTATTCTCAGCATCGACTTTGCTCTGCGTCTACTTCTGGTCCAAGGTCCACAACTGACGCCATCTAAGAAGGTGAGGGGCAAAAAGCTCTCGGAGACGCTATATTTGCTCACTACATGCCGAATGTGGACGGCAATCTGGGGCTCTTTCCAGTCGGCTTTCATCTGCGGAGCTTTGGACTCTGTACTCCCGCTGTTTGTGTGGCATACGTATGGCTGGAATTCAATGCAGGCAGGTGGTTCTTTCGTGGCTTTGCTAGGTCCATCTGTATTGTCGCCATTGGTTAGAAAAACAATCCAACAACACGGCGTTAGGAAAAGTGCAACAGCTAGATATGTGGGAACCGGCGTCGCACTAGGGTGCCTATCGTTTGTTGGTCACGACGGTGCATTGTACCAAACATTTCTCGTGATGTTGCTCGTGGTAGCAGGCACTTTTAATCTTTTCTCAG containing:
- a CDS encoding mannoprotein codes for the protein MNTLQKRVSEARKSIEGWDGGLLGVIPIASKMQGVKSSTADTRRTIEQSDAFGDEDQDEVLAAYQQLQPEIVGALNTAEQKVCHSPPYLMARSADPTQAPAFKDAGVAFVARAMMDDLKSEKEKFETTMQEKVPAERYRSAEPKVAEVNAAFDSAHKALSA
- a CDS encoding type III PLP-dependent enzyme; amino-acid sequence: MSTPSDLGLSSATTFPYSVAVAVQNHLKDHGKDRQSFFVGNLDSVLDRLEEWRRELPFVQPFYAVKCNDNKTLLTLLSRAGTGFDCASKKEMQQILQLGVNPERIIFAAPRKAEDYINYAHEHGIDKIVVDSEDELRKLAEIVPSAMIFLRLRADDPTSRVRLSEKFGSDLLEARGILQVAVDLSVKVTGICFHVGSAALDPGAYVRAIAMAREVYDYNETLSSKHPILIIDIGGGFTESNFRLLAPAVRSAADMYFGGETGIQWVAEPGRFIVSEAFYLVCRVLGTRKRLVEYVDGPNQNHYFHAELFVNDGIYQNFLNALVEGYIPTPVPLDPSGRPYGLPEREDKSYSYTVWGQTCCGADKIKSNCRLRCEMQAGDLLCFPSMGAYTHVTASGFNGFTARAMTVWTSSVRGREKLKEANRVGSWWNPLSHGESELLVRRG
- a CDS encoding putative MFS multidrug transporter; translated protein: MIGKLSFSLSSVAFNGSPIWAEQRSSTWFTVLTCGFTLFTVRDLFYETNTHQAVPVLPFALVEKAHIHERDVQAWVSILLAVHGAGIAVGSPICACWADRSATRRWPYLASLLGLVGATLILSFSESVSLFVVGRLLQGLSGAVAWTVPLAIITDRVGVTQVGPYLGYMTLGRSAGMSAGPIFGGLVFLYWGYFRTYVTAFIILSIDFALRLLLVQGPQLTPSKKAGGSFVALLGPSVLSPLVRKTIQQHGVRKSATARYVGTGVALGCLSFVGHDGALYQTFLVMLLVVAGTFNLFSEISSWIDAVAMAESQAMDYPDRFPAGGAIAQVYGLTNVMFALGFVAGPLGAGFVYQKFGWAATVLLLALVTVISSVPTMLWLGRTRTEGTNATAPVGAVVTVKDETQVV